In Micromonospora sp. LH3U1, one genomic interval encodes:
- a CDS encoding lanthionine synthetase LanC family protein, producing the protein MALFLAQAGRLADEQRFTDLAERAAAGLADRVLEHRIPGERIGAFTGWAGLLYTFGHLGALWQTRRFAPVVDTALARIVALAGTDQAADLVDGYAGAVLAVSRAGLDPERVEPAVRAAARRLRVAADRYPHPTGAPTGAPLGGLSHGSAGIAAALAQAGQATGDPGYAEAAARALAYDRSLFRPEQANWADLRRPGQSTVTWCHGAPGIGLSRLLVRDALGADETLDAEISTAVGTTLATGFGRNHSLCHGDLGNLDLLLAAAPQHAPAPAAAVLRDGLASGWRCANPTALATPELMTGLSGIGLALLRLAAPERVPSVLLLAPPTDARTSTADIRRRQWAA; encoded by the coding sequence GTGGCCCTGTTCCTGGCCCAGGCCGGCCGGCTCGCCGACGAGCAGCGATTCACCGACCTCGCCGAGCGCGCAGCAGCCGGGCTCGCCGACCGCGTCCTCGAGCACCGCATACCCGGCGAGCGGATCGGCGCGTTCACCGGATGGGCTGGGCTGCTCTACACCTTCGGTCACCTCGGGGCGTTGTGGCAGACCCGCCGGTTCGCGCCGGTCGTCGACACGGCCCTGGCACGGATCGTCGCGCTGGCCGGCACCGACCAGGCCGCCGATCTGGTCGACGGGTACGCCGGCGCCGTCCTCGCCGTTTCCCGCGCCGGCCTGGACCCCGAGCGGGTCGAGCCGGCCGTCCGCGCCGCCGCCCGACGGCTGCGCGTCGCCGCCGACCGCTACCCGCACCCGACCGGAGCGCCGACCGGTGCCCCGCTGGGCGGGCTGTCCCACGGGTCGGCCGGGATCGCCGCGGCGCTCGCTCAGGCCGGTCAGGCGACCGGTGACCCCGGGTACGCCGAGGCCGCCGCCCGCGCGCTCGCGTACGACCGCAGCCTGTTCCGGCCGGAGCAGGCGAACTGGGCCGACCTGCGGCGTCCTGGGCAGAGCACGGTGACCTGGTGCCACGGCGCACCGGGGATCGGCCTGTCGCGGCTGCTCGTCCGCGACGCCCTCGGTGCCGACGAGACTCTGGACGCGGAGATCAGCACCGCGGTCGGCACCACCCTGGCCACCGGGTTCGGTCGCAACCACTCGCTGTGCCACGGGGACCTCGGCAACCTGGACCTGCTGCTGGCCGCCGCCCCGCAGCACGCGCCGGCGCCGGCGGCGGCGGTGCTGCGCGACGGCCTCGCCTCTGGTTGGCGCTGCGCGAACCCCACCGCGCTCGCCACGCCGGAGTTGATGACCGGCCTGTCGGGGATCGGCCTGGCCCTGCTGCGGCTCGCCGCGCCCGAACGGGTGCCGTCGGTCCTCCTGCTGGCCCCGCCGACGGACGCACGCACCAGCACGGCTGACATCCGGAGGCGGCAGTGGGCCGCCTGA